In Plodia interpunctella isolate USDA-ARS_2022_Savannah chromosome 22, ilPloInte3.2, whole genome shotgun sequence, the following proteins share a genomic window:
- the LOC128679716 gene encoding longitudinals lacking protein-like translates to MGDQQFFLKWNDFQTNMVTSFRHLRDEKSFTDVTLACEGQTCKAHKMVLSACSPYFKSLLEENPSKHPIIILKDVSYLHLQAILEFMYAGEVNVSQEQLPAFLKTAARLKVKGLAEPPPQMPSIKREG, encoded by the exons ATGGGTGACCAACAGTTTTTCTTGAAATGGAATGATTTTCAAACGAATATGGTGACGTCGTTCAGGCATTTGAGAGACGAAAAGAGTTTTACAGAT GTGACGTTAGCATGTGAAGGGCAGACTTGCAAAGCACACAAAATGGTGTTGTCCGCGTGTAGTCCATACTTCAAAAGTTTATTAGAG GAGAACCCGTCGAAGCACCCGATAATAATCCTGAAGGACGTGTCGTACCTGCATCTGCAAGCGATACTGGAGTTTATGTACGCGGGGGAAGTCAATGTCTCGCAAGAGCAGCTGCCCGCTTTCCTCAAGACTGCCGCCAGACTCAAG GTGAAAGGCCTAGCCGAGCCCCCGCCACAGATGCCGAGCATCAAGAGAGAAGGCTAA